From one Lycorma delicatula isolate Av1 chromosome 2, ASM4794821v1, whole genome shotgun sequence genomic stretch:
- the LOC142319558 gene encoding UPF0598 protein CG30010 translates to MIPWKYTKPFVSRILRISYKNDIAYVSYVQGQSPEPKVREYFYYIDHQGMLFLDDAKMKNFTSCFKEKKFLTFFFKRIKPNDTGRYEAEFPYVSLCGRERNYVRCDDQPIVFTQLVKNPEGKDLLNYGYAGDALSVEFLPDKLCMVPKTGRVYHPAPEKIHPVGLVQSKLAIELSQYFKFDNGEHQCPTHFVWNNITYTTDNNWYTSFLS, encoded by the exons ATGATTCCTTGGAAATATACAAAACCTTTCGTTTCTCGAATTTTGCGTATTTCGTATAAAAATGACATCGCATATGTTTCGTACGTTCAGGGGCAGTCTCCTGAGCCAAAAGTtcgagaatatttttattacattgatcATCAGGGAATG TTATTTCTGGATGATGCaaagatgaaaaattttacttcatgttTCAAAG aaaagaaaTTCTTAACATTCTTCTTTAAGAGAATAAAACCAAATGACACTGGACGTTATGAAGCGGAATTTCCATATGTCTCATTGTGTGGACGTGAAAGGAATTATGTAAGATGTGATGACCAGCCTATTGTTTTTACACAGTTAGTGAAGAATCCAGAGGGAAAAGACTTATTGAATTATGGTTATGCTGGTGATGCTTTAAGTGTTGAATTTCTACCTGATAAATTATGTATGGTACCTAAAACGGGCCGTGTTTATCATCCTGCTCCAGAAAAAATTCATCCAGTAGGTTTAGTTCAGTCAAAATTAGCTATTGAATTaagtcaatattttaaatttgacaacGGGGAACATCAGTGTCCAACACATTTTGTCTGGAATAACATAACATACACAACTGATAATAACTGGTATACAAGTTTTTTATcctaa